A window of the Fusarium fujikuroi IMI 58289 draft genome, chromosome FFUJ_chr09 genome harbors these coding sequences:
- a CDS encoding probable prephenate dehydrogenase (NADP), whose amino-acid sequence MASQSQPVPEGMENFVVGLIGMGDMGKMYAERLSAAGWRIMACDREENQEKLQKEYAGNKNIEICRNGHYVSRASDYIIYSVEAAVIDRVIAQYGPSTKLGAIVGGQTSCKSPEIAAFEAHLPADVDIISCHSLHGPNVDPTNQPLVLIQHRAPDSALRKVETVLSCLRSKFVHLSAREHDRITADTQAVTHAAFLSMGKAWHANKQFPWELSRYVGGIENVKVNLMLRIYSQKWHVYAGLAILNPEASEQISQYARSVTDLYKLMLEGNREGFRERVYRARDKVFGPSTTWDTRPLLEPSILSSFSLGTPTDEPRPNNHLSILAMVDCWAALNIVPYDHMLCSTPLFRLRLGVTEYLFRNEDVLEAAIETAIEDKTYRSDDLEFTFAARAWAECVNLGHFETWEKRFVSTQQFFEPRFEEAKVVGNQMMKKILENSKDN is encoded by the exons ATGGCTTCACAATCGCAGCCCGTCCCCGAGGGGATGGAGAACTTCGTCGTCGGACTGATTGGTATGGGCGACATGGGCAAGATGTATGCCGAAAGACTGTCTGCCGCTGGCTGGAG AATCATGGCCTGCGACAGAGAAGAGAATCAGGAAAAGCTTCAGAAAGAATATGCTGGAAAT AAAAATATAGAAATTTGTCGAAATGGCCACTATGTTTCCCGCGCAAGCGACTACATCATCTACAGCGTCGAGGCCGCCGTCATTGACCGTGTAATTGCTCAGTATGGACCAT CTACCAAGCTTGGTGCCATTGTTGGAGGTCAAACCTCTTGCAAGTCCCCCGAGATCGCTGCCTTCGAAGCTCACCTCCCGGCCGACGTCGATATTATCTCGTGCCACTCACTTCATGGCCCCAATGTTGACCCGACTAACCAACCCCTTGTGCTCATCCAACACCGCGCCCCAGACTCAGCTCTTCGAAAGGTTGAGACTGTCCTCAGCTGTCTCCGCTCAAAGTTTGTCCATCTCTCAGCCCGCGAGCACGACCGTATCACCGCCGATACTCAAGCAGTCACCCATGCAGCCTTCTTATCTATGGGTAAGGCGTGGCATGCTAACAAGCAATTTCCTTGGGAGCTGAGTCGATATGTTGGCGGTATTGAGAATGTCAAGGTCAATTTGATGTTGCGCATCTACAGTCAAAAGTGGCATGTATACGCTGGCCTTGCTATTCTCAACCCTGAAGCGAGTGAGCAGATCTCACAGTATGCACGAAGCGTCACCGATTTGTACAAACTCATGCTCGAAGGAAACCGTGAGGGCTTCAGAGAACGAGTCTACCGGGCACGCGACAAGGTATTCGGTCCATCCACGACCTGGGACACACGCCCCTTGCTCGAGCCGTCGATCTTGTCGTCCTTCTCGCTCGGTACGCCCACTGATGAGCCTCGACCCAACAACCATCTCTCGATTCTTGCAATGGTCGACTGCTGGGCGGCGCTCAACATTGTGCCATATGATCACATGCTCTGCAGCACTCCTCTCTTCCGTTTGCGCCTTGGTGTCACTGAATACCTGTTCCGCAACGAAGATGTCCTTGAGGCAGCCATTGAGACTGCAATTGAGGATAAGACGTACCGGAGTGACGATCTGGAGTTCACTTTTGCAGCCCGGGCCTGGGCTGAGTGTGTGAACCTGGGACATTTCGAGACATGGGAGAAGCGGTTCGTGAGTACTCAACAGTTCTTTGAACCACGGtttgaggaggccaaggtgGTGGGTAATcaaatgatgaagaagatattGGAGAATTCCAAGGATAATTAG
- a CDS encoding probable 60S ribosomal protein L32: MVAAKHVKIVKKRTKRFERHQSDRFKCVDPSWRKPKGIDSRVRRRFRGTIAMPSIGYGSNKKTRYMTPSGHKAFLVSNVNDVELLLMHNRTHAAEIAHNVSSRKRVDIIARAKQLGVKVTNPKAKVTTEV, translated from the exons ATGGTTGCCGCTAAGCACgtcaagatcgtcaagaagC GCACGAAGCGCTTCGAGCGTCACCAGAGTGATCGCTTCAAGTGTGTCGACCCCAGCTGGCGCAAACCTAAGGGTATCGACAGCCGTGTCCGACGACGATTCCGCGGCACCATTGCCATGCCCTCT ATCGGCTATGGCTCCAACAAGAAGACCCGCTACATGACCCCCTCCGGCCACAAGGCTTTCCTCGTCAGCAACGTCAACgatgtcgagcttctccttaTGCACAACCGAACCCACGCTGCCGA GATTGCCCACAACGTCTCGTCGAGGAAGCGAGTTGACATCATTGCCCGCGCCAAGCAACTGGGTGTCAAGGTCACCAACCCCAAGGCGAAGGTTACCACCGAGGTTTAA
- a CDS encoding probable RPS16B-ribosomal protein S16.e — protein sequence MSTQSVQCFGKKKTATAVAHCKAGRGLIKVNGRPLSLVQPEILRFKVYEPLLVVGLDKFANVDVRVRVSGGGHTSQIYAIRQAIAKSLIAYYQKFVDEHSKNLLKQALVQFDRTLLVADNRRCEPKKFGGKGARSRFQKSYR from the exons ATGTCTACTCAGTCAGTGCAGTGTTTTGGTAAAAAGAAGACCGCCACCGCCGTTGCTCACTGCAAG GCTGGCCGCggtctcatcaaggtcaacggaCGACCTCTCTCCCTCGTCCAGCCCGAGATCTTGCGCTTCAAG GTCTACGAGCCTCTCCTCGTTGTTGGCCTCGACAAGTTTGCCAACGTAGACGTCCGTGTGAGGGTGTCTGGAGGTGGCCATACGAGTCAA ATCTATGCCATCCGACAGGCCATTGCCAAGTCCCTGATCGCCTACTACCAGAAGTTTGTCGATGAACACTCTAAGAACCTCCTCAAGCAGGCTCTTGTCCAGTTCGACCGAACCCTCCTCGTTGCCGACAACCGCCGATGCGAGCCCAAGAAGTTCGGTGGTAAGGGTGCCCGCTCTCGCTTCCAGAAGTCTTACCGTTAA
- a CDS encoding related to putative transcriptional regulator → MSLVPTQQPHTFVDNHASLHSASNIAKLGSEATLDTLLSSPNSMERSATEYSQSGLPSPYPSNFGDTNSEGSRADHASAAQYPVKQEVNYSTSATPTSEYGVYPQSARSGSFPEHVQRSYHPASSTSTGGMAQQQNSPSMPQQDGRSHQTHPVKSDNDVPIDPSIAAPSPTYASYGQHSPYAPNPDMTHSYSHPGGGMYAQPRPDWAGYPQHGGAPLTPGHPVYAQNPASAPPQARPNQVYSFVPIPGAQQHKRPRRRYEEIERMYKCGWNGCEKAYGTLNHLNAHVTMQSHGQKRTPEEFKEIRKEWKQRKKEEEANRKADEERARQAQAAAAAQNGGGDPQGPDGTPTSSYPGRTVQLPPIGYQPAQYPPPPSGVPQQPLPDYNNHIYPNYQPHSPYAQPSQGIPYQSNGGQPPSH, encoded by the exons ATGTCTCTGGTGCCAACACAGCAACCTCATACTTTTGTTGACAACCACGCATCGTTGCATTCTGCCTCCAATATCGCGAAACTTGGTTCCGAGGCGACCCTTGACACGCTCCTCAGCTCTCCCAACTCTATGGAACGAAGTGCTACGGAGTACTCGCAGTCAGGTTTGCCTTCGCCCTATCCAAGCAACTTCGGCGACACCAATTCTGAAGGTTCGAGGGCAGATCACGCATCTGCTGCGCAATATCCTGTCAAGCAGGAAGTCAACTATTCGACCTCAGCCACTCCTACCTCCGAGTACGGTGTCTATCCTCAGTCAGCCCGATCAGGATCTTTCCCAGAGCACGTCCAGCGTTCATACCATCCTgccagcagcaccagcacTGGAGGTATGGCGCAACAACAGAACAGTCCGTCAATGCCCCAGCAGGATGGGCGTAGCCATCAGACCCATCCGGTCAAATCTGACAACGATGTTCCTATAGATCCATCCATCGCCGCGCCGAGCCCAACTTACGCTTCGTATGGGCAGCATTCCCCCTACGCGCCTAACCCAGACATGACACACAGTTACTCTCACCCAGGTGGCGGCATGTATGCGCAACCTCGACCAGACTGGGCTGGTTACCCTCAGCACGGTGGTGCGCCTTTGACTCCCGGCCATCCAGTTTACGCGCAAAACCCGGCCTCGGCGCCACCTCAAGCACGACCAAACCAG GTTTACTCCTTCGTTCCCATTCCAGGTGCGCAACAGCACAAACGACCTCGGCGACGATACGAGGAGATTGAGCGCATGTACAAGTGTGGATGGAATGGCTGTGAAAAAGCCTATGGTACACTGAACCACTTGAACGCTCACGTTACCATGCAGTCTCACGGACAGAAGCGAACACCCGAAG AATTCAAAGAGATTCGCAAGGAGTGgaagcagaggaagaaggaagaggaagccaaCCGAAAGGCCGATGAGGAGCGAGCACGCCAGGCTCaggctgccgctgccgctcaGAATGGAGGTGGCGATCCTCAAGGTCCCGATGGCACTCCTACCTCATCCTACCCTGGTCGAACAGTTCAGCTGCCTCCCATCGGATACCAGCCTGCCCAGTACCCGCCACCACCTTCTGGTgttcctcagcagcctctcCCCGATTATAACAACCATATATATCCGAATTATCAACCTCACTCGCCTTACGCGCAGCCCAGTCAGGGCATTCCTTACCAAT CAAACGGTGGTCAACCCCCAAGCCACTAA
- a CDS encoding probable RNA helicase dbp2 (DEAD box protein) — protein MSGYDGGYSGGGGRGGGGYGGGGYGRDRGDRGGDRGGDRNGYGGGGYGGRGNGYGNGNGYSGGGGGGFGGGGFGGGYGGGAGGDRMGALGAGLKNQEWDVNTLPKFEKSFYKEHPDVSSRSDADVEAFRRKHQMTIAGKDVPRPVETFDEAGFPRYVMDEVKAQGFPAPTAIQSQGWPMALSGRDVVGIAETGSGKTLTYCLPSIVHINAQPLLAPGDGPIVLVLAPTRELAVQIQEEMKKFGRSSRIRNTCVYGGVPKGPQIRDLSRGVEVCIATPGRLIDMLEAGKTNLRRVTYLVLDEADRMLDMGFEPQIRKIIGQIRPDRQTLMWSATWPKEVRALASDFLQDFIQVNIGSMELAANHRITQIVEVVTDMEKRDRMIKHLEKVMENKENKILIFVGTKRIADEITRFLRQDGWPALSIHGDKQQNERDWVLDQFKTGKSPIMVATDVASRGIDVRNITHVLNYDYPNNSEDYIHRIGRTGRAGANGTAITLFTTDNQKQARDLVNVLQEAKQQIDPRLAEMTRYGGGGGRGYGGWGRGRGGGRANANNQPIGNRNRRW, from the exons ATGTCTGGCTACGACGGCGGATACAGCGGCGGCGGTGGCCGCGGAGGAGGTGGCTACGGCGGTGGTGGTTATGGCCGTGATCGCGGCGACCGTGGTGGTGACCGAGGTGGCGACCGCAATGGTTATGGCGGCGGTGGCTACGGAGG ACGAGGTAACGGATACGGTAACGGAAATGGTTACAGCGGCGGAGGTGGCGGTGGTTTCGGCGGAGGAGGTTTCGGAGGCGGCTATGGAGGAGGTGCCGGCGGTGACCGTATGGGTGCCCTCGGCGCTGGCCTCAAGAACCAGGAGTGGG ATGTCAACACCCTCCCCAAGTTCGAGAAGTCTTTCTACAAGGAACACCCCGATGTCTCAAGCCGATCTGACGCTGATGTGGAAGCCTTCCGCCGCAAGCACCAGATGACCATCGCTGGCAAGGATGTTCCCAGACCCGTCGAGACTTTCGATGAGGCTGGCTTCCCCAGATATGTTATGGATGAGGTCAAGGCCCAGGGCTTTCCTGCACCTACTGCCATTCAGTCTCAGGGCTGGCCCATGGCCCTTTCCGGTCGCGATGTCGTTGGTATTGCCGAGACAGGCTCCGGAAAGACTCTTACGTATTGTCTCCCCTCCATTGTCCACATCAACGCCCAGCCTCTCCTTGCTCCCGGCGACGGCCCtatcgtcctcgtccttgCCCCTACTCGTGAGCTTGCTGTTCAGATTcaagaagagatgaagaagttcgGCCGATCTTCTCGCATCCGAAACACTTGTGTTTACGGTGGTGTCCCTAAGGGTCCTCAGATTCGCGATCTCTCTCGAGGAGTCGAGGTCTGCATTGCCACTCCTGGCCGCTTGATTGACATGCTTGAGGCTGGTAAGACTAACTTGCGTCGTGTCACTTACCTCGTTCTCGACGAGGCTGATCGCATGCTTGACATGGGTTTCGAGCCCCAGATTCGCAAGATTATTGGCCAGATTCGACCTGACCGACAGACTCTGATGTGGTCCGCTACTTGGCCCAAGGAAGTCCGCGCGCTGGCTTCCGACTTCCTTCAGGATTTCATCCAGGTGAACATTGGTTCCATGGAACTTGCTGCCAACCACCGCATCACACAGATCGTCGAGGTTGTCACAGACATGGAGAAGCGTGACCGCATGATCAAGCACCTTGAGAAGGTTATGGagaacaaggagaacaagatccTCATCTTTGTCGGCACAAAGCGAATTGCTGACGAGATCACTCGATTCCTCCGCCAGGATGGATGGCCCGCGCTCT CCATTCACGGTGACAAGCAGCAGAACGAGCGTGATTGGGTGCTTGACCAGTTCAAGACCGGAAAGTCGCCCATCATGGTGGCTACTGACGTGGCCTCGCGTGGTATCG ATGTGCGCAACATCACTCATGTGTTGAACTACGACTACCCCAACAACTCGGAGGACTACATTCACAGAATTGGTCGTACCGGCCGTGCCGGTGCCAACGGTACCGCTATCACGCTCTTCACTACTGATA ACCAGAAGCAGGCCCGTGATCTTGTCAATGTTCTCCAGGAGGCCAAGCAGCAGATTGACCCTCGCCTCGCTGAGATGACTCGATatggtggcggtggtggtcGCGGCTACGGTGGATGGGGACGTGGTCGCGGCGGTGGTAGAG CCAACGCCAACAACCAGCCCATCGGCAACCGTAACCGTCGATGGTAA
- a CDS encoding related to kynureninase, with product MGDSSKHSGRDHAIELDSNDALRHTRDEFNVPSKADVARKTLPTSDSTDANDRAIYLVGNSLGLQPKRTLDRIQQYLATWRTQGVQGHFKPLDDSPLPTWLDVDARAAEMIAPIVGGKVSEVAIMQTLTANLHLLMAAFYKPDVKGRHKIILESKAFPSDHYAVETQIRHHGLRPEDSIITIEPPNNEDILSNEYVESIIEKHASTTAVLLLPGIQYYSGQLLDIPHLTSFARERGIFVIWDLAHAAGNVPLSLHDWNVDAAAWCTYKYLNGGPGCIGGLFVHERHTQVGDDGSHNVRLAGWWGNDKKNRFAMRPGFVPVPGAAGFQLSNPSVLDITSLCASLEVFELAGGIAPLREKSTRLTAYLVSELQKLPQDMGAYWNIITPSEQERRGAQVSILLADGLLDEVMAGLERRSVLVDERRPNVIRVAPAPLYNTFLDCWGFVGAFRGALEEALDAKWKKEQMDE from the exons ATGGGTGACTCCTCCAAGCATTCTGGCAGGGACCACGCCATTGAGCTGGACTCCAATGATGCTCTCAGACACACTCGCGACGAGTTCAACGTCCCCTCCAAAGCTGATGTGGCTCGCAAAACTCTCCCAACCAGTGACAGCACGG ATGCCAATGATAGAGCGATTTACCTTGTAGGCAACTCTCTCGGTCTTCAGCCCAAACGCACTTTAGATCGCATACAGCAATACCTCGCGACATGGCGCACACAGGGTGTGCAGGGTCACTTCAAGCCCCTTGATGACTCTCCTCTGCCAACATGGCTAGACGTTGATGCTCGCGCGGCCGAGATGATTGCGCCAATTGTGGGCGGCAAGGTCAGCGAAGTGGCTATCATGCAGACTCTCACGGCCAATCTTCACTTATTGATGGCGGCATTCTACAAGCCTGATGTGAAGGGGCGGCATAAAATCATACTAGAGAGCAAAGCGTTTCCAAGTGATCAT TATGCTGTTGAGACACAGATACGGCATCACGGACTCCGTCCTGAAGACTCAATAATTACCATTGAGCCTCCAAATAACGAGGATATTCTCTCTAACGAATATGTGGAGTCCATTATCGAGAAGCACGCCTCCACTACTGCAGTGCTTCTCCTTCCAGGTATTCAATACTACTCGGGCCAGCTCCTCGATATTCCACATCTAACTAGTTTTGCTCGCGAGCGTGGTATATTCGTCATTTGGGATCTCGCTCATGCTGCGGGCAACGTGCCTCTCTCGTTGCACGACTGGAACGTTGACGCAGCTGCTTGGTGTACATATAAGTACTTGAATGGCGGACCAGGCTGTATTGGAGGTCTGTTTGTTCACGAGCGTCACACGCAGGTTGGTGACGATGGATCGCACAACGTGAGACTCGCCGGCTGGTGGGGaaacgacaagaagaaccgaTTCGCAATGAGACCTGGTTTcgttcctgttcctggcgCAGCAGGGTTTCAACTCAGCAATCCTTCCGTCCTCGACATAACATCCCTTTGTGCTTCCCTCGAGGTATTCGAGCTAGCCGGTGGTATAGCTCCTCTGCGGGAAAAGAGCACTAGATTGACGGCTTATCTCGTCTCTGAGCTCCAGAAACTGCCGCAGGACATGGGTGCGTACTGGAATATCATCACGCCCAGTGAGCAAGAGCGTCGTGGGGCGCAGGTGAGCATTCTCCTGGCCGATGGATTGCTTGATGAGGTTATGGCTGGTCTTGAGAGGAGGAGTGTTCTGGTTGACGAGCGCAGACCTAATGTGATTAGAGTAGCGCCCGCACCGCTGTATAACACTTTCTTAGATTGCTGGGGCTTTGTCGGTGCGTTCAGGGGTGCTTTAGAAGAGGCCCTGGATGCGAAGTGGAAAAAGGAGCAAATGGATGAGTAG
- a CDS encoding probable NDE1-mitochondrial cytosolically directed NADH dehydrogenase, with translation MASSARAMTALSRVGQLAPSSRIATRALSTASRTSARPSIAMKLNNSGRIAFRRAYADEAPKPKPKPGKIRRTLRWTWRFTYLSLGALVGYTCYVIYDDRHPQEQYQPDPSKKTLVVLGSGWGSVGLLKNLDTENYNVIVVSPRNYFLFTPLLPSCTTGLIEHRSIMEPVRTILRHKKGAVKYYEAEASSVDPDRKVVKIKDNTEGKGPHSQTEIPYDMLVIGVGAENATFGIPGVRENSCFLKEIGDAQLIRKKIMDCVERASFKGQSQEEIDRLMHMVVVGGGPTGVEFAGELRDFFEDDIKKLIPEISQRFKVTLIEALPNVLPSFSKQLIEYTENTLREENIDIKLKTMVKRVTEDFVEAECAGPDGSKQTLRIPYGLLVWATGNAVRPIVRDLMGKVPAQKDSRRGLAVNEYLVVQGTRDIWAVGDCAVAGYAPTAQVASQEGSFLARLFNNMAKTDSQEARIKELSSSLNLKQGNSAEVAAEIESLEKQLRRIKDVKPFRYSHQGSLAYIGSEKAVADVPWFNGNIASGGGLTYLFWRSAYLSMCFSTRNRVLVAVDWLKSKAFGRDVSRE, from the exons ATGGCTTCCTCCGCGCGAGCCATGACGGCCCTCTCCCGGGTCGGCCAGTTGGCCCCCAGCAGTCGCATTGCGACTCGCGCCCTTTCTACTGCCTCCAGAACCTCTGCTCGACCTTCTATCGCCATGAAACTCAACAACTCTGGCCGCATTGCCTTCCGAAGAGCCTATGCTGACGAGGcccccaagcccaagcccaagcctggCAAGATTCGACGAACCCTCCGATGGACATGGAGATTCACATACCTCTCTCTTGGTGCTCTCGTTGGTTACACATGTTACGTTATCTATGACGACCGTCACCCTCAAGAGCAGTACCAGCCTGACCCTTCCAAGAAGACTCTTGTCGTTTTGG GATCTGGTTGGGGCTCTGTTGGTCTCCTGAAGAACCTCGACACCGAGAACTACAatgtcatcgtcgtctcTCCTCGCAACTACTTCCTCTTCACTCCCCTCCTGCCTTCATGTACAACAGGTCTCATTGAGCACCGCTCCATTATGGAGCCTGTCCGCACTATCCTCCGCCACAAGAAGGGTGCCGTCAAGTACTACGAAGCTGAGGCTTCCTCTGTTGACCCTGACCGCAAGGttgtcaagatcaaggacaaCACCGAGGGCAAGGGCCCTCACTCTCAGACTGAGATCCCCTACGACATGCTCGTCATTGGTGTCGGTGCTGAGAATGCCACTTTCGGTATTCCCGGTGTCCGCGAGAACAGTTGCTTTCTCAAGGAGATTGGTGATGCCCAGCTGATCCGCAAGAAGATTATGGACTGTGTTGAGCGCGCTTCTTTCAAGGGTCAGTCCCAAGAAGAGATCGACCGTCTCATGCACATGGTCGTCGTTGGTGGTGGCCCTACTGGTGTCGAGTTTGCTGGAGAGCTCCGTGATTTCTTCGAGgacgacatcaagaagctgatCCCCGAAATCAGCCAGCGTTTCAAGGTCACTCTTATTGAGGCCCTTCCCAACGTTCTCCCTTCTTTCTCCAAGCAGCTGATTGAGTACACCGAGAACACCCTGCGCGAGGAGAACATtgacatcaagctcaagaccATGGTCAAGAGGGTGACAGAGGActttgttgaggctgagtgCGCTGGTCCCGATGGCAGCAAGCAAACTCTCCGTATTCCTTACGGTCTGCTTGTCTGGGCAACCGGAAACGCTGTTCGCCCCATTGTCCGTGACCTCATGGGCAAGGTTCCCGCCCAAAAGGATTCTCGCCGTGGTCTTGCTGTCAACGAGTACCTTGTTGTCCAGGGCACCCGCGATATCTGGGCCGTCGGTGACTGCGCCGTTGCTGGCTACGCCCCTACAGCTCAGGTCGCTTCCCAGGAGGGTTCTTTCCTGGCCCGCCTGTTCAAcaacatggccaagactgACTCTCAGGAGGCTCGCATCAAggagctcagcagcagcttgaACCTCAAGCAGGGTAACTCTGCTGAGGTCGCCGCTGAGATTGAGagccttgagaagcagcTTCGCCGAATCAAGGACGTCAAGCCCTTCCGATACTCCCACCAGGGTAGCTTGGCCTACATTGGTAGCGagaaggctgttgctgatgtTCCTTGGTTCAACGGTAACATTGCCAGTGGTGGCGGCTTGACCTACCTGTTCTGGCGAAGCGCCTACCTCTCTATGTGCTTCAGCA CCCGAAACCGTGTGTTGGTCGCTGTTGACTGGCTCAAGTCCAAGGCCTTCGGCCGTGACGTCTCTCGCGAGTAA